The Caretta caretta isolate rCarCar2 chromosome 5, rCarCar1.hap1, whole genome shotgun sequence genome contains a region encoding:
- the LOC142072131 gene encoding uncharacterized protein LOC142072131, whose product MQSSSAQVTMMESQNRKRAPAWTEREVRDLIAVWGEESVLSKLRSSFRNAKTFVKISQGMKDRGHNRDPKQCRVKLKELRQAYQKTREANSRSGSEPQTCRFYDELHAILGGSATTTPAVLFDSFNGDGGNMEAGFGDEEDDDEEEEVVDSSQQASGETGFPDSQELFLTLDLEPVPTEPTQGCLLDPAGGEGTSAACVSMITGSSPSQRLVKLRKKKKRTRDEMFSELMLSSHTDRAQTNAWRQIMSECRKAQNDREERWRAEESKWRAEESKWRAEDRAEAQMWRQRDERRQDSMLRLLQDQTSMLQCMVELQQRQLEHRLPLQPLCNQPPSSPSSIASTPRRPRTQWGGLRPTSHSTTEDCPKKRRLSFNKF is encoded by the exons atgcagagctcatcagcacaggtgaccatgatggagtcccagaatcgcaaaagagctccagcatggaccgaacgggaggtacgggatctgatcgctgtttggggagaggaatccgtgctatcaaaactccgttccagttttcgaaatgccaaaacctttgtgaaaatctcccagggcatgaaggacagaggccataacagggacccgaagcagtgccgcgtgaaactgaaggagctgaggcaagcctaccagaaaaccagagaggcgaacagccgctctgggtcagagccccaaacatgccgcttctatgatgagctgcatgccattttagggggttcagccaccactaccccagccgtgttgtttgactccttcaatggagatggaggcaatatggaagcaggttttggggacgaagaagatgatgatgaggaggaggaggttgtagatagctcacagcaagcaagcggagaaaccggttttcccgacagccaggaactgtttctcaccctagacctggagccagtacccaccgaacccacccaaggctgcctcctggacccagcaggcggagaagggacctctg ctgcatgtgtttcaatgatcacaggatcttctccttcccagaggctagtgaagcttagaaagaaaaaaaaacgcactcgcgatgaaatgttctccgagctcatgctgtcctcccacactgacagagcacagacgaatgcgtggaggcaaataatgtcagagtgcaggaaagcacaaaatgaccgggaggagaggtggcgggctgaagagagtaagtggcgggctgaagagagtaagtggcgggctgaagacagggctgaagctcaaatgtggcggcagcgtgatgagaggaggcaggattcaatgctgaggctgctgcaggaccaaaccagtatgctccagtgtatggttgagctgcagcaaaggcagctggagcacagactgccactgcagcccctctgtaaccaaccgccctcctccccaagttccatagcctccacacccagacgcccaagaacgcagtgggggggcctccggccaaccagccactccaccacagaggattgcccaaaaaaaagaaggctgtcattcaataaattttaa